In a single window of the Melioribacteraceae bacterium genome:
- a CDS encoding family 43 glycosylhydrolase: protein MRKIIYVLYFLIVANISFAQSPIIQTKYTADPAPMIYKDTVFLYTGHDEDDAMGFKMHNWLLYTSTDMANWTEHGVVASLKNFSWVPYDNGAWAAQCVERNGKFYLYCPMPGGVGIGVLIADSPYGPFNDPIGKPLISKSNHDIDPTILIDDDGQAYLYWGNPKLYYVKLNEDMISYSGEIIEETTTPKNYQEGPWVWKRNNHYYMAYASTCCPEGIGYAMSDSPTGPWEYKGMIVDASEKTRGNHPGIIEYKGKSYCFGHSYDLLKLTTSKFYERRSVDMDEMIYNPDGTIQNRHYWSVEGPEQVGKLDPFKRVEAETMAWSEGVKTMFETEWEGDFEWARGKKVADRLFVTSIHNGDYLMVKGVDFAKGAKSVEVSVASLYGGKIEIHLDETHGPIIATVDVNTSRQGGIWRTITAPVKSVSGVHDLYFVFNGEKDLFNFDWWMFK from the coding sequence ATGAGAAAAATAATATATGTCCTATACTTTTTGATAGTGGCTAATATCAGTTTTGCCCAATCCCCGATCATTCAAACGAAATATACTGCCGATCCTGCACCTATGATTTATAAAGACACTGTGTTTCTCTATACAGGCCACGACGAAGATGATGCAATGGGCTTTAAAATGCATAATTGGTTGCTCTATACATCGACCGATATGGCTAATTGGACCGAGCATGGCGTGGTTGCATCTTTAAAAAATTTCTCATGGGTTCCTTATGATAATGGAGCATGGGCTGCTCAGTGCGTTGAGCGTAATGGAAAGTTTTATCTCTATTGCCCAATGCCTGGCGGAGTTGGAATAGGGGTTTTAATTGCCGATAGTCCTTATGGACCTTTTAATGACCCGATTGGAAAGCCTTTGATAAGTAAAAGCAACCATGATATAGATCCTACTATTTTGATTGACGACGATGGCCAGGCATACTTGTACTGGGGAAATCCAAAGTTATATTATGTTAAATTGAATGAGGATATGATTTCTTACTCAGGTGAGATAATTGAGGAAACAACAACACCCAAGAATTATCAAGAAGGACCTTGGGTTTGGAAACGGAACAATCATTATTACATGGCGTATGCTTCCACTTGCTGTCCGGAAGGAATTGGTTATGCAATGAGCGACTCACCAACAGGACCATGGGAATATAAAGGAATGATTGTAGATGCATCAGAAAAAACCAGAGGTAATCATCCCGGTATTATTGAATACAAAGGCAAATCGTATTGTTTTGGGCACAGTTACGACTTGCTGAAACTAACCACATCCAAATTTTATGAACGCCGATCGGTGGATATGGATGAAATGATTTATAATCCCGATGGCACTATACAAAACCGTCATTATTGGTCGGTTGAAGGTCCTGAACAAGTTGGGAAATTGGATCCATTCAAACGAGTTGAGGCAGAAACAATGGCTTGGAGCGAAGGGGTTAAAACAATGTTCGAAACAGAATGGGAAGGGGATTTTGAATGGGCTAGGGGAAAAAAGGTTGCTGATCGTTTGTTTGTAACTTCCATTCACAATGGTGATTATCTCATGGTAAAAGGCGTTGATTTTGCTAAAGGGGCAAAATCAGTGGAAGTGAGTGTTGCTTCTCTGTATGGTGGGAAAATCGAAATTCATCTTGATGAAACCCATGGACCTATCATTGCTACTGTTGATGTAAATACTTCACGACAAGGTGGTATCTGGAGGACAATTACTGCACCGGTTAAGAGTGTTAGTGGAGTTCACGATTTGTATTTTGTTTTTAATGGAGAAAAAGACCTGTTCAACTTTGACTGGTGGATGTTTAAGTAA